The following are encoded in a window of Flavobacteriales bacterium genomic DNA:
- a CDS encoding MBL fold metallo-hydrolase gives MPISITFHGAAGTVTGSKHLLEIERKDGSIARLLLDCGMFQGEALADGSGKDRNRRFGFDPESIDALVLSHAHIDHSGLVPRLVKEGFRGSIWSTPATRDLCAIMLEDSARIQEYDAGYERKRAHRQGRSVEGGEPLYTVDDVPPAMARFQTMEYGERLDILPGVALTFTDTGHILGSAAVHLHLDDGDRMVRLAFTGDVGRYVDRLLPPPVPFPQADAIICEGTYGDRDHAPIAEAEEELLRHVREVCVERSARLIIPAFSIGKTQEILYTLNALSNAGRLPRIPVYVDSPLAIGATEIVRRYEKLFRNEVREELHHDPDLFSFPGVTFVRDAEGSKRLNTLREPCIVVSASGMMEAGRVRHHLLHALPDPANALLAVGFCAPGTLGHELLAGARTVRIFGEEVPVRAEVLRMDFYSAHADRGELLRYLACQNAAEVRKFFLVHGHQKALGAFQEQVVRAGFTDTVVPRRAQRFFL, from the coding sequence ATGCCCATCTCCATCACCTTCCACGGCGCGGCCGGCACGGTCACAGGCAGCAAGCACTTGTTGGAGATCGAGCGAAAGGATGGCAGCATCGCACGGCTGTTGTTGGATTGTGGCATGTTCCAAGGCGAAGCGTTGGCCGATGGCAGCGGCAAGGACCGCAACCGCCGGTTCGGCTTCGACCCCGAATCGATCGATGCGCTCGTCCTCAGCCATGCGCACATCGACCACAGTGGTCTGGTGCCCCGCCTGGTGAAGGAGGGTTTTCGCGGAAGCATCTGGAGCACCCCCGCCACGCGCGACCTCTGCGCCATCATGCTGGAGGACAGCGCCCGGATACAGGAGTATGATGCCGGTTATGAGCGCAAGCGCGCGCATCGCCAGGGCCGCAGCGTGGAGGGCGGTGAGCCGCTCTACACCGTGGACGATGTGCCCCCCGCCATGGCGCGTTTCCAGACCATGGAATACGGTGAGCGGCTCGACATCCTCCCGGGCGTAGCGCTCACCTTCACCGATACGGGCCACATCCTCGGCAGTGCGGCCGTGCATCTCCACCTCGATGATGGTGACCGCATGGTGCGGCTCGCCTTCACCGGCGACGTGGGCCGCTATGTGGACAGACTGCTGCCACCACCGGTGCCCTTCCCGCAAGCCGATGCGATCATCTGTGAAGGCACCTACGGCGACCGCGACCATGCGCCCATCGCCGAGGCGGAGGAGGAACTGCTGCGCCATGTGCGGGAGGTCTGTGTAGAGCGCAGTGCGCGCCTCATCATCCCGGCGTTCAGCATCGGCAAGACCCAGGAGATCCTCTACACCCTGAACGCGTTGAGCAACGCCGGCCGGTTGCCCAGGATCCCGGTCTACGTGGACAGCCCCCTGGCCATTGGCGCCACGGAGATCGTGCGCCGATATGAGAAACTCTTCCGCAATGAGGTGCGCGAGGAGTTGCATCACGACCCCGACCTCTTCTCCTTCCCCGGGGTCACCTTCGTACGCGATGCCGAAGGCAGCAAGCGACTCAATACGCTGCGTGAACCCTGCATCGTCGTCAGCGCCAGTGGCATGATGGAGGCCGGCCGGGTGCGCCACCACCTGCTGCACGCCCTGCCCGATCCCGCCAATGCCTTGCTCGCCGTTGGTTTTTGCGCGCCCGGTACGCTGGGCCATGAATTGCTGGCCGGTGCGCGCACAGTGCGCATCTTCGGCGAGGAGGTGCCTGTGCGCGCCGAGGTGCTGCGCATGGACTTTTACAGTGCCCACGCCGACCGTGGCGAATTGCTGCGCTATCTCGCCTGCCAGAACGCCGCAGAAGTGCGGAAGTTCTTCCTGGTCCACGGACACCAGAAGGCCCTGGGCGCCTTCCAGGAACAAGTGGTGCGGGCGGGCTTCACGGACACGGTGGTGCCGCGCCGGGCCCAACGCTTCTTCCTTTGA